CCGAACGATTCCACCAGCGCATCGCGCCGCTTGCGGTAGGTGTCGCGCATCTCGCGAATGCAGTCCTCCGGGCCGTTCAGGGCTGCGGTCGCCGCCACCTGGATCGGCGTGAACGCGCCGTAGTCGAGATAGGATTTCACCCGCGCCAGCGCTGCGATGAGGCGCTCATTGCCGACCGCAAAGCCCATGCGCCAGCCGGCCATCGAGAATGTCTTCGACATCGAGGTGAATTCGACGGTGACGTCGATCGCGCCCGGCACCTGCAAAACCGACGGCGGCGGATTGTTCTCGTCGAAATAGACCTCGGCATAAGCGAGGTCGGACAGGATGAAGATCTCGTGCTTCTTCGCGAACGCCACGAGATCCCGGTAGAAATCGAGGCTCGCGACATAAGCGGTCGGGTTCGACGGATAGCAGACCACGAGCGCGAGCGGTTTCGGGATCGAATGGATGATCGCGCGCTCCACCGCCTCGAAGAATTGCGGCGTGGGCTCCGACGGTACCGAGCGGATCACCCCGCCCGCCATCAGGAAGCCGAAGGCGTGGATCGGATAGCTCGGGTTCGGGCACAGGATGACGTCGCCTGGCGCGGTGATCGCCTGCGCGACGTTGGCAAAGCCTTCCTTGGAGCCGAGGGTGGCGACGACCTGGGTTTCCGGATTGAGCTTCACGCCGAAGCGGCGCGCATAGTAGCCGGCTTGCGCCCTGCGGAGCCCCGCGATGCCGCGCGATGCCGAGTAGCGGTCGGTTCGCGGCTTGCCCAGGGTTTCCTTGAGCTTCTCGATGACGTGGGGCGGCGTCGGCAGGTCGGGATTGCCCATGCCCATGTCGATGATGTCGGCGCCGGCATTGCGTGCGGCCGCCTTGGCCCGGTTGACCTGTTCGAACACGTAAGGCGGCAAGCGGCGAATGCGGTAAAACTCGTCCATGGCTCCAGGCTCCGACAACCGGCGGGCGGAATCGCCTCACATCCGGCCAGGTGAAGCGGAAACTCCGCCCCTGCCCCGAAACCACGCCAAATCAATGATTTAGCGCGAATTCGGGAGCAAAAACTCTAATCCCTGCCCCGATATGCGGTTGAATTAGCAGTCTTTTACCACGCGGACGCCGACGCGCCACCCTAATCGGATCGCTTGGCGGAGGCGTTGGCGTTCTGGGGATTGTCCTTAACGGCCTGGCGGTCGCGCGCCTTGATCAGCTCGGCCTCGATCTTGGCCCGTTCGTTCGGCGGGATCACCGCCGCCTCGCGGTCGGGCGGCATATCGTGCACCGGCAGATACCCGCTTGCCTCTTTTGAGGGCGGCGGCGCGTCGGCGGGGGTGCCGACCGCCGGCAGCTCGGCAACCGTGCTCGCGCAGCCGGACAACGCGATGCCCGCCGCCAGCAACAGGCCGAGCGCAACCGCTCTGCTTTGCAGCCCTGCCGACATTCGCGACCGTCCTCGCCCCCTTAAGACCCCTTACGCCCCTCGATGGCCGATATCTTGTTGATGGCCCGCATCTTGAATCAAGGGTTGATCAAACCCAAACCAAATGTCGTCGAAAACGATTAGAGGCTGGAACGTTACTATACCCGTTGAGCCGTCAATGTGTCAGAACCAAGATCGCTTGTCGCAGTGCAGCACGCCCATGGCCGACATTAACCGAGAAGCAACCGGCCACGACGCCGCGGTGACGAAGCCGCAGCGAGACGATAGTGTCGGGCCCATGAACGAGGTCACGGCCGAAGCCAAGCCAGTCAAGACATTCGATCCCGAAGCCTTTGCGCTGAACGTGGCGCGGGCGATGGAGAGCACCGGCCGGGCGCTTGCCGCCTATCTGAAACCGACCACCGAGATCAAGGACAAGCCGCCGGCCGAGCTTGCCGAGGTGATCAAGACGTTCGGCGCCGTCGCCGAATACTGGATGGGCGACAACGCCCGCTCCTCGGAGCTGCAGACCCGGATCGCGAAAGACTACCTCGACCTCTGGGGCACGGCGGTACGGCGGCTGGCGGGCGAAGCCGTCGCGCCGGCGATCGAGCCGTCGCCACGCGACAAGCGCTTCAAGGACCCCGAATGGAAGTCGAACCAGTTCTTCGACTTCGTGATGCAGCTTTATCTTTTGACCACGCGCTGGGCGCAGGACCTGGTGCGCGATGCGGAGGGGCTCGACGCGCATACGCGCCAGAAGGCCGAGTTCTACGTCCAGCAGATCACCAACGCGCTGGCGCCGTCCAATTTCGTCCTCACCAATCCGGAAGTGCTGCGCGAGACGCTGTCATCGAACGCCAACAACCTCGCGCGCGGCATGACCATGCTGGCGGAGGACATCGAAGCCGGCCGCGGCACGCTGCGCATCCGCCAGTCCGACCCCGCGAACCTCGAGGTCGGCGTCAACATGGCGATGACGCCGGGCAAGGTGATCTACCAGAACGAGCTGATGCAGCTCATCCAGTACGAGCCTTCCACCGAGAAGGTGCTGCGCACGCCGCTCCTGATCGTGCCGCCCTGGATCAACAAGTTCTACATCCTCGACCTGCGCCCGGAAAAATCCTTCATCAAATGGTGCGTCGACCAGGGCATCACGGTGTTCGTGATCTCCTGGGTCAACCCGGACAGGGAGCTCGGGCAAAAGGGCTTTGCCGACTACATGAAGGAAGGCCCGCTCGTGGCGATGGACGT
This genomic interval from Bradyrhizobium sp. NP1 contains the following:
- the phaC gene encoding class I poly(R)-hydroxyalkanoic acid synthase — its product is MNEVTAEAKPVKTFDPEAFALNVARAMESTGRALAAYLKPTTEIKDKPPAELAEVIKTFGAVAEYWMGDNARSSELQTRIAKDYLDLWGTAVRRLAGEAVAPAIEPSPRDKRFKDPEWKSNQFFDFVMQLYLLTTRWAQDLVRDAEGLDAHTRQKAEFYVQQITNALAPSNFVLTNPEVLRETLSSNANNLARGMTMLAEDIEAGRGTLRIRQSDPANLEVGVNMAMTPGKVIYQNELMQLIQYEPSTEKVLRTPLLIVPPWINKFYILDLRPEKSFIKWCVDQGITVFVISWVNPDRELGQKGFADYMKEGPLVAMDVIEKVTGEMKVHTAGYCVGGTLLAATLAWLAEKRRVRVTSATFFAAQVDFTHAGDLLVFVDEDQITALERDMEARGVLEGSKMAMAFNMLRSNELIWSYVVSNYLKGQPPSSFDLLHWNSDATRMPASNHSYYLRNCYLENRLSTGTMVLDNTLLDLSKVKVPVYNLATREDHIAPAESVLYGSQFFGGPVKFVLSGSGHIAGVVNPPSSGKYQFWTNDNVKDVTVADWLKNAQEHKGSWWPDWRAWLESIDAEAVPARPVGSEASPPIEDAPGSYVRVRA
- a CDS encoding LL-diaminopimelate aminotransferase, with amino-acid sequence MDEFYRIRRLPPYVFEQVNRAKAAARNAGADIIDMGMGNPDLPTPPHVIEKLKETLGKPRTDRYSASRGIAGLRRAQAGYYARRFGVKLNPETQVVATLGSKEGFANVAQAITAPGDVILCPNPSYPIHAFGFLMAGGVIRSVPSEPTPQFFEAVERAIIHSIPKPLALVVCYPSNPTAYVASLDFYRDLVAFAKKHEIFILSDLAYAEVYFDENNPPPSVLQVPGAIDVTVEFTSMSKTFSMAGWRMGFAVGNERLIAALARVKSYLDYGAFTPIQVAATAALNGPEDCIREMRDTYRKRRDALVESFGRAGWDIPPPQASMFAWAPLPKAFQDVGSMQFATLMVEKSGVVVSPGVAFGEHGEGFVRIALVENEQRIRQAARGVRRFLESGLETLHNVVPLANRR